In Archangium violaceum, the following are encoded in one genomic region:
- a CDS encoding aspartate aminotransferase family protein — protein MSAARPSLLEGYELFRRHVNPLSITRAEITNEPYRVVAVREGRLVDSDGREVEDFLSGWGTQAFGHRNPYVGRAMQEFLAGDSPSYFTSVISPYAGMLAARLSERTGGALDRAFFVSGGSEAVESALKLARAATRRPRILCLERGYHGYTMGGVSMMHPGTYRDAFGPYLPAVDRLPFGDLAALEAALASPDVAALVVEPIQIEGGVRVLPPEYVRFLCEETRRRGVLLVADEIQTGLGRTGRFLASDTWPRRPDVVVLGKALGGGLMPVSAMLTRADVFDRAYGTHATAESHASTFSGNALACVASLAFLDLLTDEVLQRVRERGAELHRALREALGGLPLVEEIRGEGLLAGVALRAADHPSLTFEYLGMPEYSERSAVGLLACHRLYRAGFLVNVCGHDWSVLRLQPPLDTGSERLAAFVHACRDAVEYLCELR, from the coding sequence ATGAGCGCCGCGCGCCCTTCCCTCCTCGAGGGGTACGAGCTGTTCCGCCGCCATGTGAATCCCCTCAGCATCACCCGCGCGGAGATCACCAACGAGCCCTACCGGGTGGTGGCGGTCCGCGAGGGGCGGCTCGTGGACTCCGATGGCCGCGAGGTGGAGGACTTCCTCTCGGGCTGGGGGACGCAGGCTTTCGGGCACCGCAACCCGTACGTCGGTCGGGCGATGCAGGAGTTCCTCGCCGGGGACTCACCTTCGTACTTCACGTCCGTCATCAGCCCGTACGCCGGGATGCTGGCGGCCCGGTTGTCCGAGCGCACCGGAGGGGCCCTGGACCGGGCCTTCTTCGTCAGCGGCGGCAGCGAGGCCGTGGAGTCCGCGCTCAAGCTCGCGCGCGCGGCGACCCGCCGGCCGCGCATCCTCTGTCTGGAGCGGGGCTACCACGGCTACACCATGGGCGGCGTGTCGATGATGCACCCGGGCACGTACCGGGATGCCTTCGGTCCCTACCTGCCGGCCGTGGACCGGCTGCCCTTCGGCGACCTCGCCGCCCTGGAGGCCGCGCTCGCCTCGCCGGACGTGGCCGCCCTCGTCGTCGAGCCCATCCAGATCGAAGGCGGCGTCCGCGTCCTCCCACCCGAGTATGTCCGTTTCCTCTGCGAGGAGACCCGGCGGCGCGGCGTGCTCCTGGTGGCCGATGAGATCCAGACCGGGCTGGGGCGCACCGGCCGCTTCCTCGCGAGCGATACTTGGCCCCGGCGGCCGGACGTGGTGGTGCTCGGCAAGGCACTCGGGGGCGGGCTGATGCCGGTGTCGGCCATGCTGACGCGGGCGGACGTCTTCGACCGCGCCTACGGCACCCACGCCACCGCCGAGTCCCACGCCTCCACCTTCAGCGGGAACGCCCTGGCCTGTGTCGCCTCGCTCGCCTTCCTGGACCTGCTCACCGACGAAGTGCTCCAGCGGGTGCGCGAGCGGGGGGCGGAGCTGCACCGCGCGCTCCGGGAGGCACTCGGAGGGCTGCCGCTCGTCGAGGAGATTCGCGGAGAGGGCCTGCTGGCCGGGGTGGCACTGCGGGCCGCCGACCATCCCTCGCTCACCTTCGAGTACCTGGGCATGCCCGAGTACAGCGAGCGCTCGGCGGTGGGATTGCTCGCCTGCCACCGGCTCTACAGGGCCGGCTTCCTCGTCAACGTGTGTGGCCACGACTGGAGCGTGCTGAGGTTACAGCCCCCGTTGGATACGGGAAGCGAGCGGCTCGCGGCGTTCGTGCACGCCTGCCGGGACGCGGTGGAGTACCTATGCGAGCTTCGGTAA